From the genome of Ziziphus jujuba cultivar Dongzao chromosome 6, ASM3175591v1, one region includes:
- the LOC107430659 gene encoding serine/threonine-protein kinase ATG1c isoform X1: MAQVSSGRGRVVGDYHVGKQIGSGSFSVVWHARHRVHGTEVAIKEIAMGRLNKKLQDSLMSEIFILKRINHPNIIRLHDIIEVPGKIHLVLEYCKGGDLSMYIQRHGRAPEAVAKHFMQQLAAGLQILRENNLIHRDLKPQNLLLSSKEKNSVLKIADFGFARSLQPRGLAETLCGSPLYMAPEIMQLQKYDAKADLWSVGAILFQLVTGKTPFNGNNQIQLLQNIVKSTELHFPSDSNDLSSECKDLCQKLLRRNPVERLTFEEFFNHQFLSHEQPDDSLRSRRSSRMVEGFPLSECNPVRNMEESSQEDCLPFIFDDDSSGPEGSPSLRRRFSMKSTYGFSLDSRADRPEAPPTTSNNVDSTLRYGTATRKENSTLRLDSHRPSDRSLADPLKSMDRKPVNSQSRVVDSLELIDQDYVLVSGPPIDTSYSSTSASKPSHFPYKSQSPSRASLVTMSSAPMPITGAANSNICHIGSLESRSSAPGTSQGSVDVVDTLEQPSKHCMTRINSLQKCASAITELVNEKIEAGRQLEAFSIQLVILAIWKQALHICHTQAASAMEGSPNQETTRFRRSNSKKCSSPEAMECLDEQGPRDLSSQIEREFLREVEHAEELAKVVEPGIIEMPDAMETIFQSALAFGRNGGVDELMGNMESATALYSKAVRLLVFLLVEAPSLILNPPFSLTNSDRYRLRSYIDLLNNRQDYSRSRRLAILRSGDQQCPP, from the exons ATGGCTCAGGTGTCCTCCGGGAGAGGCAGGGTGGTTGGTGATTATCATGTGGGCAAGCAAATCGGGTCGGGTTCGTTCTCGGTGGTTTGGCACGCGCGGCACAGAGTCCATGGGACCGAGGTGGCGATCAAAGAGATCGCCATGGGGCGGCTAAATAAGAAGTTGCAGGATAGTTTAATGTCCGAGATCTTTATCTTGAAGAGGATTAACCATCCTAATATTATTCGCTTGCACGATATTATAGAG GTTCCTGGCAAGATACATCTTGTATTGGAGTACTGCAAAGGTGGTGATCTTTCAATGTATATACAACGCCATGGAAGAGCACCAGAAGCAGTTGCAAAGCACTTCATGCAGCAGCTAG CGGCTGGTCTACAAATTCTTCGTGAAAATAATCTTATACATCGAGATCTAAAACCACAG AATCTCCTGCTTTCctctaaagaaaaaaattcagtcTTGAAGATTGCAGATTTTGGATTTGCAAG ATCTCTGCAACCTCGTGGCCTTGCAGAAACTTTGTGTGGTTCGCCACTTTACATGGCTCCAGAGATAATGCAACTTCAGAAGTATGATGCAAAG GCAGATCTCTGGAGTGTTGGTGCAATTTTATTTCAGCTTGTTACTGGGAAAACCCCATTCAATGGAAACAACCAAATACAG TTGCTCCAGAACATTGTGAAATCTACTGAACTACATTTCCCTTCTGATAGCAATGACTTGAGTTCTGAGTGCAAAGATTTGTGCCAAAAATTGTTGCGCCGTAATCCTG TGGAACGCTTAACCTTCGAAGAGTTTTTTAACCATCAGTTTCTCTCTCATGAGCAACCAGATGACTCTTTGAG GAGTAGGCGATCATCTAGAATGGTGGAAGGATTTCCTTTGTCAGAATGCAACCCTGTAAGGAACATGGAAGAAAGTTCTCAAGAGGATTGCCTACCTTTCATTTTTGATGATGATTCAAGTGGTCCTGAGGGGAGTCCCTCTTTAAGAAGGAGGTTCTCGATGAAGTCTACTTATGGATTTTCTCTTGATTCTAGAGCTGATAGGCCGGAAGCACCACCTACTACTTCTAATAACGTTGATTCCACACTCAGATATGGTACTGCCACACGTAAAGAAAATTCTACTCTTAGGTTGGACAGCCACAGACCATCAGATAGAAGTCTTGCAGATCCTTTGAAGTCAATGGACCGGAAACCAGTGAATTCTCAATCACGAG TTGTGGATTCACTAGAGTTAATTGATCAAGATTATGTTCTTGTCTCTGGACCTCCTATTGACACATCGTATTCCTCAACCAGTGCTTCCAAGCCAAGCCATTTTCCATATAAATCACAGAGTCCCTCCAGAGCATCTCTTGTCACCATGTCAAGTGCCCCCATGCCAATCACAGGTGCTGCTAATAGTAATATATGTCACATAGGAAGCTTGGAAAGTCGGAGCTCTGCTCCAGGGACTTCACAAGGATCAGTGGATGTAGTAGATACTTTGGAGCAACCATCAAAACACTGCATGACAAGGATCAACTCTTTGCAGAAGTGTGCATCTGCCATCACAGAATTAGTTAATGAAAAG ATTGAGGCAGGGAGACAGCTAGAAGCATTCTCAATTCAGCTTGTAATTCTTGCTATTTGGAAACAAGCACTGCACATATGTCATACACAGGCTGCCTCAGCTATGGAAGGAAGTCCAAACCAAGAGACTACAAGATTTAGGAGGAGCAACAGCAAGAAGTGCAGTAGTCCAGAAGCAATGGAATGCCTTGATGAACAAGGACCTCGGGATCTGTCCTCTCAGATTGAGAGAGAATTTCTCAGGGAAGTTGAGCATGCTGAGGAACTTGCTAAGGTTGTTGAGCCAG GAATTATAGAAATGCCAGATGCAATGGAAACAATATTTCAATCTGCtcttgcttttggaagaaaTGGTGGT GTTGATGAGCTTATGGGTAATATGGAAAGTGCAACAGCATTGTATTCAAAAGCTGTTCGTTTGTTAGTTTTCCTTTTGGTGGAAGCACCATCCCTCATTCTCAACCCTCCATTTTCGCTAACTAACTCAGACCGGTATAGGCTCCGATCATACATCGACTTACTTAATAACAGGCAAGATTACTCAAGGTCACGGCGGTTGGCTATTTTGAGAAGTGGGGATCAACAATGCCCTCCTTAA
- the LOC107430659 gene encoding serine/threonine-protein kinase ATG1c isoform X2 — protein MAPEIMQLQKYDAKADLWSVGAILFQLVTGKTPFNGNNQIQLLQNIVKSTELHFPSDSNDLSSECKDLCQKLLRRNPVERLTFEEFFNHQFLSHEQPDDSLRSRRSSRMVEGFPLSECNPVRNMEESSQEDCLPFIFDDDSSGPEGSPSLRRRFSMKSTYGFSLDSRADRPEAPPTTSNNVDSTLRYGTATRKENSTLRLDSHRPSDRSLADPLKSMDRKPVNSQSRVVDSLELIDQDYVLVSGPPIDTSYSSTSASKPSHFPYKSQSPSRASLVTMSSAPMPITGAANSNICHIGSLESRSSAPGTSQGSVDVVDTLEQPSKHCMTRINSLQKCASAITELVNEKIEAGRQLEAFSIQLVILAIWKQALHICHTQAASAMEGSPNQETTRFRRSNSKKCSSPEAMECLDEQGPRDLSSQIEREFLREVEHAEELAKVVEPGIIEMPDAMETIFQSALAFGRNGGVDELMGNMESATALYSKAVRLLVFLLVEAPSLILNPPFSLTNSDRYRLRSYIDLLNNRQDYSRSRRLAILRSGDQQCPP, from the exons ATGGCTCCAGAGATAATGCAACTTCAGAAGTATGATGCAAAG GCAGATCTCTGGAGTGTTGGTGCAATTTTATTTCAGCTTGTTACTGGGAAAACCCCATTCAATGGAAACAACCAAATACAG TTGCTCCAGAACATTGTGAAATCTACTGAACTACATTTCCCTTCTGATAGCAATGACTTGAGTTCTGAGTGCAAAGATTTGTGCCAAAAATTGTTGCGCCGTAATCCTG TGGAACGCTTAACCTTCGAAGAGTTTTTTAACCATCAGTTTCTCTCTCATGAGCAACCAGATGACTCTTTGAG GAGTAGGCGATCATCTAGAATGGTGGAAGGATTTCCTTTGTCAGAATGCAACCCTGTAAGGAACATGGAAGAAAGTTCTCAAGAGGATTGCCTACCTTTCATTTTTGATGATGATTCAAGTGGTCCTGAGGGGAGTCCCTCTTTAAGAAGGAGGTTCTCGATGAAGTCTACTTATGGATTTTCTCTTGATTCTAGAGCTGATAGGCCGGAAGCACCACCTACTACTTCTAATAACGTTGATTCCACACTCAGATATGGTACTGCCACACGTAAAGAAAATTCTACTCTTAGGTTGGACAGCCACAGACCATCAGATAGAAGTCTTGCAGATCCTTTGAAGTCAATGGACCGGAAACCAGTGAATTCTCAATCACGAG TTGTGGATTCACTAGAGTTAATTGATCAAGATTATGTTCTTGTCTCTGGACCTCCTATTGACACATCGTATTCCTCAACCAGTGCTTCCAAGCCAAGCCATTTTCCATATAAATCACAGAGTCCCTCCAGAGCATCTCTTGTCACCATGTCAAGTGCCCCCATGCCAATCACAGGTGCTGCTAATAGTAATATATGTCACATAGGAAGCTTGGAAAGTCGGAGCTCTGCTCCAGGGACTTCACAAGGATCAGTGGATGTAGTAGATACTTTGGAGCAACCATCAAAACACTGCATGACAAGGATCAACTCTTTGCAGAAGTGTGCATCTGCCATCACAGAATTAGTTAATGAAAAG ATTGAGGCAGGGAGACAGCTAGAAGCATTCTCAATTCAGCTTGTAATTCTTGCTATTTGGAAACAAGCACTGCACATATGTCATACACAGGCTGCCTCAGCTATGGAAGGAAGTCCAAACCAAGAGACTACAAGATTTAGGAGGAGCAACAGCAAGAAGTGCAGTAGTCCAGAAGCAATGGAATGCCTTGATGAACAAGGACCTCGGGATCTGTCCTCTCAGATTGAGAGAGAATTTCTCAGGGAAGTTGAGCATGCTGAGGAACTTGCTAAGGTTGTTGAGCCAG GAATTATAGAAATGCCAGATGCAATGGAAACAATATTTCAATCTGCtcttgcttttggaagaaaTGGTGGT GTTGATGAGCTTATGGGTAATATGGAAAGTGCAACAGCATTGTATTCAAAAGCTGTTCGTTTGTTAGTTTTCCTTTTGGTGGAAGCACCATCCCTCATTCTCAACCCTCCATTTTCGCTAACTAACTCAGACCGGTATAGGCTCCGATCATACATCGACTTACTTAATAACAGGCAAGATTACTCAAGGTCACGGCGGTTGGCTATTTTGAGAAGTGGGGATCAACAATGCCCTCCTTAA
- the LOC107430652 gene encoding protein RETICULATA, chloroplastic, whose amino-acid sequence MAGCSSSFGFSNVGIFRNEVISKKNLLFDSVGYGNNVKEASLPLFRGKISFRHVSISSKQSSMVVMRNSQIGSGGGGDGNGNGGYGKPPNGGGGGGGNGGGDENGNENEEDEYGPLLNYEEVMRETTARGASLPSDMLDAAKSVGIRKLLLLRYLDLLGAPWPLGFGMKSCSMLRNRMLADPSFLFKIGTEIVIDSVCATLAEVQQRGKDFWAEFELYAADLLVGVAVNVALVGMLAPYARIGKPALSNGLLGRIQHACGALPSSVFEAEGSGYKFSIQQRIATYFYKGVLYGSVGFACGIIGQGITNLIMIAKRRIRKSEDDIPVPPLVKSAVLWGVFLGVSSNTRYQIINGLERLVEGSPLAKQYPPVAYAFTIGVRFSNNVFGGMQFVDWAKRSGCQ is encoded by the exons ATGGCGGGTTGTTCATCGAGCTTTGGATTTTCAAATGTTGGGATTTTTCGAAACGAGGTAATTTCAAAGAAGAACTTGTTATTTGATAGTGTTGGGTATGGAAATAATGTAAAGGAGGCATCTTTGCCACTATTTCGTGGGAAAATTAGCTTTAGACATGTCTCTATTAGCAGCAAACAGAGTAGTATGGTGGTAATGAGAAATTCCCAAATtggtagtggtggtggtggtgatggtaaTGGTAATGGTGGCTATGGGAAACCACcaaatggtggtggtggtgggggtGGAAATGGTGGTGGCGATGAAAATGGgaatgaaaatgaagaagatgaaTATGGGCCACTTTTGAATTATGAAGAGGTTATGAGGGAGACAACAGCACGAGGGGCCAGTCTTCCCTCTGATATGTTAGATGCGGCTAAGAGTGTCGGAATTCGTAAATTGCTTCTTCTCAGATACTTGGATTTGCTG ggGGCGCCTTGGCCTTTAGGCTTTGGAATGAAGTCGTGCTCTATGCTCCGCAACCGAATGTTGGCTGATCCAtcctttcttttcaaaattggaACAGAG ATAGTCATTGATTCAGTATGTGCTACATTGGCGGAAGTTCAACAGAGGGGGAAAGATTTCTGGGCAGAATTTGAGTTGTATGCTGCAGATCTTTTGGTTGGGGTGGCTGTTAATGTTGCTTTGGTTGGTATGTTGGCACCTTATGCTCGGATTGGGAAACCAGCTTTATCAAATGGGCTACTTGGACGAATACAGCATGCTTGTGGAGCTCTTCCTAGCAG TGTTTTTGAAGCCGAAGGTTCAGGATATAAATTTTCTATACAACAGCGAATTGCAACATATTTTTATAAG GGTGTCTTATACGGATCAGTTGGCTTTGCATGTGGAATTATCGGCCAAGGCATCACAAACTTAATAATGATTGCCAAGCG GAGGATAAGGAAATCAGAAGACGATATACCTGTGCCACCCCTAGTGAAGAGTGCAGTACTATGGG GTGTTTTCCTTGGAGTGTCTTCCAACACCAGGTACCAGATTATCAATGGACTGGAACGCTTGGTTGAAGGGTCACCATTGGCGAAACAATATCCACCTGTAGCTTATGCTTTCACCATTGGTGTGCGATTCTCTAACAATGTTTTCGGTGGTATGCAGTTTGTGGATTGGGCTAAACGGAGTGGTTGTCAATAA
- the LOC107430656 gene encoding uncharacterized protein LOC107430656, whose product MLEGKAVVRETDMSEAMQNHVMELAYKALDLHEVSDCQSIAHFIKQKLDEAYGSAWHCVVGKDFGSCITHLCGSFIFFRVEMMEFLIFKDGKDFTESREEAVGVLQKSNKNDS is encoded by the exons atgtTGGAAGGAAAAGCTGTAGTTCGCGAAACTGACATGTCAGAAGCTATGCAGAACCATGTCATGGAGTTGGCTTACAAGGCTCTTGATTTGCATGAAGTATCCGACTGCCAATCCATTGCTCATTTTATCAAACAG AAACTTGATGAAGCTTATGGATCAGCATGGCACTGCGTGGTGGGTAAAGACTTTGGATCCTGCATTACACATTTATGTGgaagtttcattttctttcGCGTGGAGATGATGGAGTTTCTCATCTTCAAGGACGGAAAGGACTTCACAGAAAGCAGGGAAGAGGCCGTTGGAGTTTTGCAGAAATCTAATAAAAACGATTCATGA
- the LOC107430657 gene encoding protein MIZU-KUSSEI 1 — protein MTKIDALRRFLTPCFFPTSTTTTTSTTIPTHRPKKRLSTSLRDDYPQDPPTKPQQTPISQENHQDSQSSSPTTTTISAAPPRPSKTMVIGTIFGHRRGHVWFCVQHDRLSTKPFLLLELPLLTHQLVNEMHFGLVRIALECDRPELASCPLRSVPVWTVYCNARRLGFAAKRKASDRVRLMLKTMQSTTVGVGVIPTGFGSSESDSEEIMYMRSNYEHVVGSADSESFHLINPDECASQELSVFLLRSRSGISH, from the coding sequence ATGACCAAGATCGATGCCCTCCGTCGATTCCTCACGCCCTGCTTCTTCCccacctccaccaccaccacaacaTCAACCACCATTCCAACCCACCGTCCAAAGAAACGCCTCAGCACCTCGCTACGAGACGATTACCCACAAGACCCCCCAACAAAACCCCAACAAACACCCATTTCCCAAGAAAACCACCAAGATTCCCAATCTTCTTctcccaccaccaccaccatctccgCCGCCCCTCCCCGCCCTTCCAAGACCATGGTCATTGGCACCATCTTCGGCCACCGCCGTGGCCACGTCTGGTTCTGCGTCCAGCACGACCGCCTCTCCACTAAACCCTTCCTCCTCCTCGAGTTGCCGTTGTTGACTCACCAACTCGTCAACGAGATGCACTTCGGACTAGTCCGCATCGCCCTCGAGTGCGATCGGCCCGAGCTCGCTTCTTGCCCTCTCCGGTCCGTCCCGGTCTGGACCGTCTACTGCAATGCGAGGAGGCTCGGTTTCGCCGCGAAGAGAAAAGCGAGCGACCGTGTCCGGTTGATGCTCAAGACCATGCAATCGACGACGGTCGGAGTCGGAGTCATTCCTACTGGGTTCGGGTCGTCGGAGTCGGATTCGGAGGAGATTATGTACATGAGATCTAACTACGAGCACGTGGTGGGAAGTGCTGACTCGGAGTCGTTCCACCTGATCAACCCGGACGAGTGCGCGAGTCAAGAACTCAGTGTTTTCTTGCTCAGATCACGGAGTGGAATTTCCCATTAA